The Deinococcus puniceus genome segment GGCTGAACGCGGCCAAGATAACCCCCAGTCTGCTTAGCGGCCACCCCCCTCCCTTCGGGCTGTACCAGTCAAGGGAAGCACAAAAGTGCAGTGGGTCATGAGGGCTTGTGACAAGGATTTGAGAAGCAGCGGCCCAAGATGTGTAGTGTCCATGATTCACCGTCCATAACCCAAAGCTGCTTTCAATTCCCGCCAATCCTGCGGAAAAGTGAACCGTTTGCGCTCAGATTGCGTATAGCTTAGTAAGCCTGTCATTGCCCCCCACATTGTGTCCATTCAAGGAGAATTCATGACTATTTTGCCCCCTGACCCTAACCGCGACGACTTGCCCAACGACGAGCAAACCACCCAAGAAAGCCCCTCCCGCATCGTCAATCCGCGCCGGGAGTTTTTGCGGTCTGCGGCACTGTTTACGGGCACGGCGGCGGCATTGGGCGGCGGCCTAGAACTGCTGACGCGCAGGCCCGGAGCCGCTGCCGAGGCTGCTCCCGGCGAGTTTGGAGACTTGGCACAGGGGCAAGTGCGCCGCCCACTGGGGCCATACGACACCAGCGAACCCATTACGCCCTACGCGCAGGCCACCAGCTACAACAACTTTTACGAGTTCGGCACCGACAAGGCCGACCCCGCCCGCCTCGCCGGATCGCTGAAAGTGCGCCCCTGGACGGTGAAAATCGACGGTGAGGTTCGCAAGCCGCAGACCGTGGATATAGACACCCTTCAGTCGTGGTTCCCCCTTGAAGACCGCATTTACCGGATGCGCTGCGTAGAAGGCTGGTCGATGGTGATGCCGTGGCTGGGCTTTCCGCTGGCGGCTCTGATTCGGCGCATGGAACCCACTGGCAAGGCCAAATACGTGCAATTCACGGCCCTGAACGATCCCAAGCAGTTTCCCGGCCAACGCAGCCGCGTGCTGGACTGGCCCTATGTGGAAGCCCTGCGGCTAGATGAAGCCCTGCACCCGCTGGCGTTTATGGCGGTGGGGTTGCAAGGCCGCGTGCTGCCCGGACAAAATGGCGCACCGCTGCGGCTGGCCGTGCCGTGGAAGTACGGCTTCAAGAGCATCAAGTCTATTGTGCGGATTACGCTGACCGAAAAGCAGCCCAAGACGACTTGGAGCATTGCCGCGCCCGACGAGTACGGCTTTTTTGCCAACGTGAACCCCGCCGTGCCGCACCCCCGCTGGAGTCAGGCCACCGAGCGCCGCATTGGTGATCTGAGCCGCCGCAAAACCCTGCCCTTCAACGGGTACGCCGAGCAGGTGGCGGGCCTGTACAAGGGCATGGATTTGAAGAAGTTCTACTGATGCCGCTGGGTAAGGCGTGAGCAAATCTATGTCTGAAAGCTCTGCAACTCCGGCCCAGCGCAGTCTATCCAAACGCACGGCACCCAAGCCGCTGGGCTGGCTAATACCCGCCGTGACGGTGGGCGGCCTACTCCCGCTGGCCGTACTGATCTGGGACGCCTCCACGGGCGCACTGGGCGCAAACCCAGTCCAGCGGGCCGAACTGCAAACCGGGTTGCTTTGTCTGGTGCTGCTGATCCTGTCGCTGGCGACAACGCCCCTGCGCTTGGTCACGGCGCGGCTGGGATTGGCGGGCGGCAAGGGCTGGACATGGCCCGCCCGCATCCGCAAAAGCCTCGGCCTGCTGGCGTTCGGCTACGGCGTCCTGCACTTCCTGATCTACCTGTTCGATCAGGGATTCACGCTGTCTACAGTGGCCGAAGACGTGGTCAAGCGCCCCTTCGTGACCGCCGGATTTACGGCGCTGCTGCTGCTGGTGCCCTTGGCCCTGACCAGTACGCCCAAATCCGTCAAACGCCTAGGCTTTGCCCGCTGGACGCGCCTGCATCAGCTTGCCTATGCGGCGGTCAGCTTGGGAGCGCTGCATTACTGGTGGGGCGTGAAACAGGATCACACGCCGCCGCTGATTGCTGCACTGGTGATTGCGGGGCTGTTTGCGCTGCGGTTGCTGGGCCGCAAGAAAGCGCGGCGATCAGTGGTGGGTTGAAACAAGAGGGTAGATCGTAGAACGTGGATCGTGGTTTGGCTGTTGCCCCACGATCCACGTTCTACACTCCACGATCCTGCTCCTATCTTTCCCCCCGCACATACGCCCGCCCCAACCCTGCCGGGGCGTCGCCCTGCTGTCCGCGCAGGCCCGCCAGCGCCAGCACTACCAGCACCAGCACAAAGGGCATGGCCGAAAAGACCTCGGTGGGAATGGGGCTGTTGCCCTGAAGCCGGAACTGCAAGTAGTACAGCACGCCGAAAAACAAGGCTCCGAGGATGGCCCGCAGGGGTCGCCAGCCCACGAAAATGACCAACGCGACGGCGATCCAGCCCAGCCCTGCCGTCATATTGTCGGCCCACGAAGCGCGGTAGCTGAGGGCCAGAAAAGCTCCCGCCACGCCCGCCAACGCGCCCCCGGCCAGCACCGCCAGCGTGCGAACCCGGCCCACGTTCACGCCCAATACGTCGGCGGCAGCGGGGTTTTCTCCCACCGAACGCAGCGTGAGGCCGGAGCGGGTGGAATTGAGATAAAAAGCCAAAGCGCCCGCCAGCAGCAACGCGAACACTGTAAACGGACTGATGACGAATCCGGCCAAATTCCAATCGGGCACCTTGTTAAACAGAGGCGCACCCTCGTAGCGCTTGCCCAGCAGGCCCGCTGCACCCGTGCCCAGCAGGGCCAACGCCAGCCCACTCACAAACTGATTGGCCCGCAAAGTCACGGTGGCAAGGGCGTGCAGCGAGGCCAAGAGTGCGCCCGCTGCCGCCGCTGCCAGCACGGCCAGCCACAGATTTCCCCCCGGCGCAACTGCCACCGCGAAGGCCGCCAGTGCGCCCACCGCCATCATGCCTTCCAC includes the following:
- the msrP gene encoding protein-methionine-sulfoxide reductase catalytic subunit MsrP, which encodes MTILPPDPNRDDLPNDEQTTQESPSRIVNPRREFLRSAALFTGTAAALGGGLELLTRRPGAAAEAAPGEFGDLAQGQVRRPLGPYDTSEPITPYAQATSYNNFYEFGTDKADPARLAGSLKVRPWTVKIDGEVRKPQTVDIDTLQSWFPLEDRIYRMRCVEGWSMVMPWLGFPLAALIRRMEPTGKAKYVQFTALNDPKQFPGQRSRVLDWPYVEALRLDEALHPLAFMAVGLQGRVLPGQNGAPLRLAVPWKYGFKSIKSIVRITLTEKQPKTTWSIAAPDEYGFFANVNPAVPHPRWSQATERRIGDLSRRKTLPFNGYAEQVAGLYKGMDLKKFY
- a CDS encoding protein-methionine-sulfoxide reductase heme-binding subunit MsrQ, encoding MSESSATPAQRSLSKRTAPKPLGWLIPAVTVGGLLPLAVLIWDASTGALGANPVQRAELQTGLLCLVLLILSLATTPLRLVTARLGLAGGKGWTWPARIRKSLGLLAFGYGVLHFLIYLFDQGFTLSTVAEDVVKRPFVTAGFTALLLLVPLALTSTPKSVKRLGFARWTRLHQLAYAAVSLGALHYWWGVKQDHTPPLIAALVIAGLFALRLLGRKKARRSVVG
- a CDS encoding ABC transporter permease; protein product: MDNVFVEALVRALAVGTPLLLASLGAILNERGGVVNLGVEGMMAVGALAAFAVAVAPGGNLWLAVLAAAAAGALLASLHALATVTLRANQFVSGLALALLGTGAAGLLGKRYEGAPLFNKVPDWNLAGFVISPFTVFALLLAGALAFYLNSTRSGLTLRSVGENPAAADVLGVNVGRVRTLAVLAGGALAGVAGAFLALSYRASWADNMTAGLGWIAVALVIFVGWRPLRAILGALFFGVLYYLQFRLQGNSPIPTEVFSAMPFVLVLVVLALAGLRGQQGDAPAGLGRAYVRGER